In one window of Toxotes jaculatrix isolate fToxJac2 chromosome 10, fToxJac2.pri, whole genome shotgun sequence DNA:
- the si:ch211-114c17.1 gene encoding pre-mRNA-processing factor 39, giving the protein MAAEGGEEMSGNGELEESSAMEAYEVPAPPPIEMAEMSEENGSSAAVSEAPVDPDPSSFSMPPAVEDEEGELPADFERLWKAAHDNPQDFTSWTDLLQYCEQESHVTASRRALVAFLARYPLCYGYWKKFADLERRAGYNNKAEEVCVQGLEAIPLSVDLWIHYINLLLGTLDMNLPESPQRIRRVFEDAVLAAGLDFHSDRLWDLYVEWEKEQGNMRNAAAVLDRVLKVPTQLYNTHYDKFKEHLNSHEPKEVLSPEEYEELRTLCRQSQKAERAEQAQDEEEERPPGEEEPATPEGTDTEELMQKIREQVLVRRDKVYQDNEGEVRKRWHFEDSIKRPYFHVKSLDRLQLRAWHSYLDWEIAQLNKDTNDPSQDPNQAATEGSEVTAQPQEVSEDAAVAHDDHRVRILFERCLIACALYEEFWTRFIQYLEPQSVDEARAVYKRACEIHLAYKPNIHMQWATFEERHGDLTEARRVLEALEKKLPGLAVVRLRRAALERRAGHLDQSEALLREAVAESKEKPTLHAFYSIKLARLLLKLGRNPSKARRVLQEALEISPDNDKLHLNLLELEVSGDPWASAEAVQECVTRALAAPLAPHTKILFSQRGLQFAEDYSNSVQSVLSVYEEHQKLLKELGGTKRGAENGDEDSEKLSKSEDGSAVAGSTQVPPTMPHVPITTPPPPMMGTDMSAQAGYGGYGSWYQQPQYGSYGYQNTWNYNQGYYPPS; this is encoded by the exons ATGGCGGCGGAAGGCGGTGAGGAGATGAGCGGCAACGGGGAGCTCGAGGAGTCTTCAG CCATGGAGGCTTATGAGGTTCCTGCACCGCCTCCAATTGAGATGGCTGAGATGTCAGAAGAGAACGGCAGTTCTGCCGCGGTCTCTGAGGCTCCTGTGGACCCCGACCCTTCTTCCTTTTCCATGCCTCCAGCTGTAGAGGACGAGGAGGGGGAACTGCCTGCTGACTTTGAGCGTCTGTGGAAGGCTGCCCATGACAATCCTCAAGACTTCACCAGCTGGACTGACCTGCTGCAATACTGTGAGCAAGAG AGTCATGTCACTGCATCACGTAGAGCGCTGGTGGCCTTCCTCGCTCGCTACCCTCTCTGCTACGGCTACTGGAAGAAATTTGCTGATCTAGAGCGCCGCGCAGGGTACAACAATAAAGCAGAGGAG gtgtgtgttcagggtcTCGAGGCAATTCCTCTGAGTGTAGATCTGTGGATCCACTACATCAATCTTTTGCTGGGAACACTGGACATGAACCTGCCCGAGTCGCCCCAGCGGATTCGCCG AGTGTTTGAGGATGCGGTTCTGGCAGCAGGCCTGGACTTCCACTCAGACCGGCTTTGGGATCTGTATGTTGAGTGGGAGAAAGAGCAGGGGAACATGAGAAATGCAGCAGCCGTCCTGGACAGAGTCCTCAAAGTCCCCACCCAGCTCTACAACACGCACTATGACAA GTTCAAGGAGCACCTGAACAGCCATGAGCCCAAAGAGGTGCTTTCCCCAGAGGAGTACGAGGAGCTGAGGACATTGTGCCGTCAGAGCCAGAAGGCAGAGCGCGCTGAACAGGCccaggacgaggaggaggagaggccgCCGGGGGAGGAGGAGCCCGCCACACCAGAgggcacagacaca GAGGAACTGATGCAGAAGATTAGGGAACAAGTGCTGGTTCGCAGGGACAAAGTTTACCAGGACAACGAGGGAGAGGTCCGCAAGAGATGGCACTTTGAAGACTct ATCAAGCGGCCCTACTTCCACGTCAAGTCACTCGACCGCCTCCAGCTGAGAGCCTGGCACTCCTACCTGGATTGGGAGATCGCTCAGCTGAACAAGGATACCAACGACCCCAGTCAAG ATCCAAACCAGGCAGCCacagaggggtcagaggtcacggcTCAGCCTCAGGAGGTGTCAGAAGATGCTGCAGTTGCCCATGATGACCACAGGGTTCGCATCCTCTTTGAACGTTGCCTGATCGCCTGCGCTCTGTATGAGGAGTTCTGGACCAGG TTTATTCAGTACCTGGAGCCGCAGAGTGTGGACGAGGCCCGAGCTGTTTACAAGCGAGCCTGTGAGATCCACCTGGCATACAAACCCAACATCCACATGCAGTGGGCCACCTTCGAGGAGAGGCATG GTGATTTAACTGAGGCTCGGCGAGTGCTGGAGGCCCTGGAGAAAAAACTGCCAGGGCTGGCAGTGGTCCGTCTCCGCAGGGCCGCTCTGGAGAGACGAGCAGGCCATTTGGACCAATCGGAGGCCTTGCTGCGGGAGGCGGTAGCCGAATCCAAAGAGAAGCCCACGTTACACGCTTTCTACTCCATCAAACTGGCTCGTCTGCTGCTGAAACTGGGCAGGAACCCCAGCAAAGCCCGCAGAGTTTTACAGGAGGCGCTGGAGATAAGTCCG GATAATGATAAACTGCACTTGAACCTGTTGGAGCTGGAGGTGTCAGGGGATCCCTGGGCCTCAGCTGAGGCGGTGCAGGAGTGTGTGACGCGAGCTCTGGCAGCTCCTCTTGCTCCGCACACCAAGATCCTCTTCTCACAGAGAGGCCTGCAGTTCGCAGAGGACTACAGCAACTCTGTCCAGAG tgtgctgtctgtctatgaGGAGCACCAGAAACTGCTGAAGGAGCTCGGTGGAAcaaagagaggagcagaaaacGG GGACGAGGATTCAGAGAAACTGAGCAAAAGCGAGGATGGCTCTGCTGTTGCTGGTTCCACACAAGTCCCACCTACCATGCCTCATGTCCCCATCACCACGCCCCCTCCTCCCATGATGGGCACCGACATGAGCGCACAGGCTGGCTACGGGGGATACGGCAGCTGGTACCAG CAACCGCAGTACGGCAGCTACGGCTACCAGAACACCTGGAACTACAACCAGGGTTACTATCCTCCCAGCTAA
- the ganabb gene encoding neutral alpha-glucosidase AB isoform X1, which yields MASFSERMAPVLVLCLAVCLSGTWAVDRGNFKTCDQSAFCKRQRALKPGESPYRALLETMELTNTRLTLQLINDNNKVRLLLELYRLQGNITRVKINELKPLKPRYEVPDVLIREPPTEPLSLLSQDENGVVLSLGAESQRVILSARPFRLDIMEGREVLMSLNSRGLLAFEHLRMRKDTFSYKVTSTVASVWDNIKRVFSSQADPEAEKKEETDPANQAETTKEEEEKVEDGMWEETFKSHSDSKPNGPSAVSLDFSLPGVEHVYGIPEHADTLRLKTTDNGDPYRLYNLDVFQYELYNPMALYGAVPVMLAHNTQRTMGMFWLNAAETWVDISSNTAGKTVFGKMLDYVQGSSETPQTDVRWISESGIIDVFIMLGPTPKDVFSQYASLTGTQAFPPLTSLGYHQCRWNYNDQEDVRTVDAGFDEHDIPYDYIWLDIEHTDGKRYFTWDPHKFATPKTMLQDIMDKKRKMVAIVDPHIKVDSNYKIHNEIRSRGFYIKNKDGGDYEGWCWPGSAGYPDFTRADMRAWWASMFAYDQYEGSMENLYTWNDMNEPSVFNGPEVTMHKDAMHGDWEHRDVHNIYGFYVQMATAEGLIQRSGGVERPFVLTRAFFAGSQRYGAVWTGDNAAEWDHLKISIPMCLSLGLVGISFCGADVGGFFKSPSTELLVRWYQTGAYQPFFRAHAHLDTPRREPWLFGPENTALIREVVRQRYTLLPYWYQQFYQAHRTGQPIMRPLWVEYPQDPATFAVDDEFLIGRDLLVHPVTEEGARGVTAYLPGKDEVWFDVHTFQKHNGAQNLYIPVTMSSIPVFQRGGSIIPRKLRVRRSSSCMEHDPHTLFVALNPQRTAEGELYIDDGHTFNYEKKEFIHRRLSFSNNILSSVNLAPDAQFTTHSWIERIVILGASKPSKVTLKAADGQESQLEFEFDASMSVLTLRKPGMNSGADWTVTLQ from the exons ATGGCCTCCTTCAGTGAGAG GATGGCGCCTGTCTTGGTGCTGTGTCTGGCTGTGTGCCTCAGTGGGACGTGGGCTGTGGACAGGGGCAACTTCAAGACCTGTGACCAGAGTGCCTTCTGCAA GCGTCAGCGAGCGTTGAAGCCTGGTGAGTCTCCTTATCGAGCCCTGCTGGAGACCATGGAGCTGACCAACACCAGACTCACCCTGCAGCTCATCAATGACAACAACAAG GTGCGTCTGCTGCTCGAGCTCTACCGTCTCCAGGGAAACATAACGAGGGTGAAGATTAACGAGCTGAAGCCGCTGAAGCCTCGCTATGAGGTCCCAGACGTGCTCATCAGGGAGCCACCCACTGAGCC cctgtctctgttgTCTCAGGACGAGAACGGGGTGGTGCTGTCCCTGGGGGCGGAGTCTCAGAGGGTCATCCTCAGCGCCCGGCCCTTCCGACTGGACATCATGGAGGGACGCGAGGTGCTGATGTCGTTGAACTCGCGTGGCCTGCTGGCCTTTGAGCACCTGAGGATGCGCAAGGACAC TTTCTCCTATAAAGTAACTAGCACAGTGGCTAGCGTGTGGGATAATATCAAGAGGGTATTCTCTAG TCAGGCAGACCCGGAGGctgagaagaaggaagagacTGATCCGGCTAACCAGGCCGAG ACAActaaggaagaggaagagaaagtagAAGATGGGATGTGGGAGGAAACGTTTAAATCACACTCAGACAGCAAACCTAATG GTCCATCTGCTGTTAGTTTAGACTTTTCATTGCCGGGGGTGGAGCACGTATACGGCATCCCAGAGCATGCAGACACCCTCAGGCTCAAAACAACAGA taatGGGGATCCATATCGACTCTACAACCTCGATGTGTTCCAGTATGAGCTGTATAATCCTATGGCCCTGTATGGGGCTGTCCCAGTTATGTTAGCCCACAACACCCAGCGGACCATGGGCATGTTCTGGCTCAATGCTGCAGAAACCTGGGTGGATATCAGCTCCAACACGGCTGGAAAG ACGGTGTTTGGAAAGatgctggattatgttcaggGCTCTAGTGAGACGCCACAGACAGATGTGCGTTGGATCTCTGAAAGCGGCATTATTGATGTCTTCATTATGCTTGGACCAACACCCAAAGATGTCTTCTCTCAGTACGCCTCCCTTACAG GCACTCAGGCCTTCCCTCCCTTGACGTCCCTGGGCTACCACCAGTGCCGCTGGAACTACAATGACCAGGAAGACGTGCGAACAGTGGATGCGGGCTTTGACGAGCACGACATCCCCTATGACTACATCTGGCTTGATATCGAGCACACAGATGGGAAGCGCTACTTCACCTGGGATCCACACAAATTTGCGACACCAAAGACAATGCTGCAGGATATCATGGACAAGAAACGCAAG ATGGTGGCCATTGTGGACCCTCATATCAAAGTAGACAGCAACTACAAGATCCATAATGAAATCCGTTCTCGGGGTTTCTATATCAAGAATAAAGATGGTGGAGACTACGAGGGCTGGTGCTGGCCTG GTAGCGCAGGCTATCCAGACTTCACCCGTGCAGACATGAGAGCCTGGTGGGCCAGCATGTTCGCCTACGACCAGTATGAG GGTTCCATGGAGAACCTGTACACGTGGAACGACATGAATGAGCCGTCGGTCTTCAACGGGCCGGAGGTCACAATGCACAAGGATGCAATGCATGGGGACTGGGAGCACCGTGACGTGCACAACATCTATGGCTTCTATGTG CAAATGGCCACAGCGGAGGGTCTGATCCAGAGGTCAGGGGGAGTTGAGCGACCGTTTGTCCTGACCAGAGCCTTCTTTGCTGGGTCACAGCGCTACG gtgCTGTGTGGACAGGCGATAACGCTGCAGAGTGGGACCATCTGAAGATCTCTATCCCCATGTGTCTGAGTCTGGGCCTGGTGGGAATCTCTTTCTGTGGTG CTGACGTCGGTGGCTTCTTCAAGTCACCAAGCACCGAGCTGCTGGTGCGTTGGTACCAGACCGGGGCGTATCAGCCGTTCTTCAGGGCCCACGCCCACTTGGACACACCCCGCCGCGAGCCTTGGCTTTTTGGTCCAGAAAACACAGCGCTGATCCGTGAAGTGGTGCGCCAGCGCTACACCCTGCTGCCCTACTGGTACCAGCAATTCTACCAGGCACACCGCACTGGACAGCCCATCATGAG ACCACTGTGGGTGGAGTATCCTCAGGATCCTGCTACTTTTGCTGTGGATGACGAGTTCTTGATCG GGAGAGACTTGTTGGTGCACCCAGTTACTGAGGAGGGAGCCAGGGGAGTCACCGCCTATCTGCCTGGTAAAGACGAG GTCTGGTTTGACGTCCACACCTTCCAGAAGCACAACGGGGCCCAGAATCTTTACATCCCTGTCACCATGAGTTCT atcCCTGTTTTTCAGCGTGGTGGCTCCATTATTCCCCGGAAGCTTCGAGTCCGCAGGTCCTCCTCCTGCATGGAGCATGATCCCCATACTCTATTTGTGGCTCTTAACCCCCAG AGAACTGCAGAGGGTGAGCTCTACATAGACGACGGCCACACATTCAACTATGAAAAGAAAGAGTTCATCCACAGGAGGCTGTCCTTCAGCAACAACATCCTCTCTTCTGT TAACCTGGCTCCAGATGCCCAGTTTACTACCCACTCCTGGATTGAACGCATTGTTATACTGGGAGCCAGTAAGCCCAGCAAGGTTACCCTTAAAGCTGCTG ATGGTCAGGAGAGCCAGCTAGAGTTTGAGTTTGACGCCTCCATGTCTGTGTTGACGCTCCGCAAGCCCGGCATGAACTCAGGAGCAGACTGGACCGTGACTCTTCAGTaa
- the ganabb gene encoding neutral alpha-glucosidase AB isoform X3, producing MASFSERMAPVLVLCLAVCLSGTWAVDRGNFKTCDQSAFCKRQRALKPGESPYRALLETMELTNTRLTLQLINDNNKVRLLLELYRLQGNITRVKINELKPLKPRYEVPDVLIREPPTEPLSLLSQDENGVVLSLGAESQRVILSARPFRLDIMEGREVLMSLNSRGLLAFEHLRMRKDTQADPEAEKKEETDPANQAETTKEEEEKVEDGMWEETFKSHSDSKPNGPSAVSLDFSLPGVEHVYGIPEHADTLRLKTTDNGDPYRLYNLDVFQYELYNPMALYGAVPVMLAHNTQRTMGMFWLNAAETWVDISSNTAGKTVFGKMLDYVQGSSETPQTDVRWISESGIIDVFIMLGPTPKDVFSQYASLTGTQAFPPLTSLGYHQCRWNYNDQEDVRTVDAGFDEHDIPYDYIWLDIEHTDGKRYFTWDPHKFATPKTMLQDIMDKKRKMVAIVDPHIKVDSNYKIHNEIRSRGFYIKNKDGGDYEGWCWPGSAGYPDFTRADMRAWWASMFAYDQYEGSMENLYTWNDMNEPSVFNGPEVTMHKDAMHGDWEHRDVHNIYGFYVQMATAEGLIQRSGGVERPFVLTRAFFAGSQRYGAVWTGDNAAEWDHLKISIPMCLSLGLVGISFCGADVGGFFKSPSTELLVRWYQTGAYQPFFRAHAHLDTPRREPWLFGPENTALIREVVRQRYTLLPYWYQQFYQAHRTGQPIMRPLWVEYPQDPATFAVDDEFLIGRDLLVHPVTEEGARGVTAYLPGKDEVWFDVHTFQKHNGAQNLYIPVTMSSIPVFQRGGSIIPRKLRVRRSSSCMEHDPHTLFVALNPQRTAEGELYIDDGHTFNYEKKEFIHRRLSFSNNILSSVNLAPDAQFTTHSWIERIVILGASKPSKVTLKAADGQESQLEFEFDASMSVLTLRKPGMNSGADWTVTLQ from the exons ATGGCCTCCTTCAGTGAGAG GATGGCGCCTGTCTTGGTGCTGTGTCTGGCTGTGTGCCTCAGTGGGACGTGGGCTGTGGACAGGGGCAACTTCAAGACCTGTGACCAGAGTGCCTTCTGCAA GCGTCAGCGAGCGTTGAAGCCTGGTGAGTCTCCTTATCGAGCCCTGCTGGAGACCATGGAGCTGACCAACACCAGACTCACCCTGCAGCTCATCAATGACAACAACAAG GTGCGTCTGCTGCTCGAGCTCTACCGTCTCCAGGGAAACATAACGAGGGTGAAGATTAACGAGCTGAAGCCGCTGAAGCCTCGCTATGAGGTCCCAGACGTGCTCATCAGGGAGCCACCCACTGAGCC cctgtctctgttgTCTCAGGACGAGAACGGGGTGGTGCTGTCCCTGGGGGCGGAGTCTCAGAGGGTCATCCTCAGCGCCCGGCCCTTCCGACTGGACATCATGGAGGGACGCGAGGTGCTGATGTCGTTGAACTCGCGTGGCCTGCTGGCCTTTGAGCACCTGAGGATGCGCAAGGACAC TCAGGCAGACCCGGAGGctgagaagaaggaagagacTGATCCGGCTAACCAGGCCGAG ACAActaaggaagaggaagagaaagtagAAGATGGGATGTGGGAGGAAACGTTTAAATCACACTCAGACAGCAAACCTAATG GTCCATCTGCTGTTAGTTTAGACTTTTCATTGCCGGGGGTGGAGCACGTATACGGCATCCCAGAGCATGCAGACACCCTCAGGCTCAAAACAACAGA taatGGGGATCCATATCGACTCTACAACCTCGATGTGTTCCAGTATGAGCTGTATAATCCTATGGCCCTGTATGGGGCTGTCCCAGTTATGTTAGCCCACAACACCCAGCGGACCATGGGCATGTTCTGGCTCAATGCTGCAGAAACCTGGGTGGATATCAGCTCCAACACGGCTGGAAAG ACGGTGTTTGGAAAGatgctggattatgttcaggGCTCTAGTGAGACGCCACAGACAGATGTGCGTTGGATCTCTGAAAGCGGCATTATTGATGTCTTCATTATGCTTGGACCAACACCCAAAGATGTCTTCTCTCAGTACGCCTCCCTTACAG GCACTCAGGCCTTCCCTCCCTTGACGTCCCTGGGCTACCACCAGTGCCGCTGGAACTACAATGACCAGGAAGACGTGCGAACAGTGGATGCGGGCTTTGACGAGCACGACATCCCCTATGACTACATCTGGCTTGATATCGAGCACACAGATGGGAAGCGCTACTTCACCTGGGATCCACACAAATTTGCGACACCAAAGACAATGCTGCAGGATATCATGGACAAGAAACGCAAG ATGGTGGCCATTGTGGACCCTCATATCAAAGTAGACAGCAACTACAAGATCCATAATGAAATCCGTTCTCGGGGTTTCTATATCAAGAATAAAGATGGTGGAGACTACGAGGGCTGGTGCTGGCCTG GTAGCGCAGGCTATCCAGACTTCACCCGTGCAGACATGAGAGCCTGGTGGGCCAGCATGTTCGCCTACGACCAGTATGAG GGTTCCATGGAGAACCTGTACACGTGGAACGACATGAATGAGCCGTCGGTCTTCAACGGGCCGGAGGTCACAATGCACAAGGATGCAATGCATGGGGACTGGGAGCACCGTGACGTGCACAACATCTATGGCTTCTATGTG CAAATGGCCACAGCGGAGGGTCTGATCCAGAGGTCAGGGGGAGTTGAGCGACCGTTTGTCCTGACCAGAGCCTTCTTTGCTGGGTCACAGCGCTACG gtgCTGTGTGGACAGGCGATAACGCTGCAGAGTGGGACCATCTGAAGATCTCTATCCCCATGTGTCTGAGTCTGGGCCTGGTGGGAATCTCTTTCTGTGGTG CTGACGTCGGTGGCTTCTTCAAGTCACCAAGCACCGAGCTGCTGGTGCGTTGGTACCAGACCGGGGCGTATCAGCCGTTCTTCAGGGCCCACGCCCACTTGGACACACCCCGCCGCGAGCCTTGGCTTTTTGGTCCAGAAAACACAGCGCTGATCCGTGAAGTGGTGCGCCAGCGCTACACCCTGCTGCCCTACTGGTACCAGCAATTCTACCAGGCACACCGCACTGGACAGCCCATCATGAG ACCACTGTGGGTGGAGTATCCTCAGGATCCTGCTACTTTTGCTGTGGATGACGAGTTCTTGATCG GGAGAGACTTGTTGGTGCACCCAGTTACTGAGGAGGGAGCCAGGGGAGTCACCGCCTATCTGCCTGGTAAAGACGAG GTCTGGTTTGACGTCCACACCTTCCAGAAGCACAACGGGGCCCAGAATCTTTACATCCCTGTCACCATGAGTTCT atcCCTGTTTTTCAGCGTGGTGGCTCCATTATTCCCCGGAAGCTTCGAGTCCGCAGGTCCTCCTCCTGCATGGAGCATGATCCCCATACTCTATTTGTGGCTCTTAACCCCCAG AGAACTGCAGAGGGTGAGCTCTACATAGACGACGGCCACACATTCAACTATGAAAAGAAAGAGTTCATCCACAGGAGGCTGTCCTTCAGCAACAACATCCTCTCTTCTGT TAACCTGGCTCCAGATGCCCAGTTTACTACCCACTCCTGGATTGAACGCATTGTTATACTGGGAGCCAGTAAGCCCAGCAAGGTTACCCTTAAAGCTGCTG ATGGTCAGGAGAGCCAGCTAGAGTTTGAGTTTGACGCCTCCATGTCTGTGTTGACGCTCCGCAAGCCCGGCATGAACTCAGGAGCAGACTGGACCGTGACTCTTCAGTaa
- the ganabb gene encoding neutral alpha-glucosidase AB isoform X2: protein MAPVLVLCLAVCLSGTWAVDRGNFKTCDQSAFCKRQRALKPGESPYRALLETMELTNTRLTLQLINDNNKVRLLLELYRLQGNITRVKINELKPLKPRYEVPDVLIREPPTEPLSLLSQDENGVVLSLGAESQRVILSARPFRLDIMEGREVLMSLNSRGLLAFEHLRMRKDTFSYKVTSTVASVWDNIKRVFSSQADPEAEKKEETDPANQAETTKEEEEKVEDGMWEETFKSHSDSKPNGPSAVSLDFSLPGVEHVYGIPEHADTLRLKTTDNGDPYRLYNLDVFQYELYNPMALYGAVPVMLAHNTQRTMGMFWLNAAETWVDISSNTAGKTVFGKMLDYVQGSSETPQTDVRWISESGIIDVFIMLGPTPKDVFSQYASLTGTQAFPPLTSLGYHQCRWNYNDQEDVRTVDAGFDEHDIPYDYIWLDIEHTDGKRYFTWDPHKFATPKTMLQDIMDKKRKMVAIVDPHIKVDSNYKIHNEIRSRGFYIKNKDGGDYEGWCWPGSAGYPDFTRADMRAWWASMFAYDQYEGSMENLYTWNDMNEPSVFNGPEVTMHKDAMHGDWEHRDVHNIYGFYVQMATAEGLIQRSGGVERPFVLTRAFFAGSQRYGAVWTGDNAAEWDHLKISIPMCLSLGLVGISFCGADVGGFFKSPSTELLVRWYQTGAYQPFFRAHAHLDTPRREPWLFGPENTALIREVVRQRYTLLPYWYQQFYQAHRTGQPIMRPLWVEYPQDPATFAVDDEFLIGRDLLVHPVTEEGARGVTAYLPGKDEVWFDVHTFQKHNGAQNLYIPVTMSSIPVFQRGGSIIPRKLRVRRSSSCMEHDPHTLFVALNPQRTAEGELYIDDGHTFNYEKKEFIHRRLSFSNNILSSVNLAPDAQFTTHSWIERIVILGASKPSKVTLKAADGQESQLEFEFDASMSVLTLRKPGMNSGADWTVTLQ from the exons ATGGCGCCTGTCTTGGTGCTGTGTCTGGCTGTGTGCCTCAGTGGGACGTGGGCTGTGGACAGGGGCAACTTCAAGACCTGTGACCAGAGTGCCTTCTGCAA GCGTCAGCGAGCGTTGAAGCCTGGTGAGTCTCCTTATCGAGCCCTGCTGGAGACCATGGAGCTGACCAACACCAGACTCACCCTGCAGCTCATCAATGACAACAACAAG GTGCGTCTGCTGCTCGAGCTCTACCGTCTCCAGGGAAACATAACGAGGGTGAAGATTAACGAGCTGAAGCCGCTGAAGCCTCGCTATGAGGTCCCAGACGTGCTCATCAGGGAGCCACCCACTGAGCC cctgtctctgttgTCTCAGGACGAGAACGGGGTGGTGCTGTCCCTGGGGGCGGAGTCTCAGAGGGTCATCCTCAGCGCCCGGCCCTTCCGACTGGACATCATGGAGGGACGCGAGGTGCTGATGTCGTTGAACTCGCGTGGCCTGCTGGCCTTTGAGCACCTGAGGATGCGCAAGGACAC TTTCTCCTATAAAGTAACTAGCACAGTGGCTAGCGTGTGGGATAATATCAAGAGGGTATTCTCTAG TCAGGCAGACCCGGAGGctgagaagaaggaagagacTGATCCGGCTAACCAGGCCGAG ACAActaaggaagaggaagagaaagtagAAGATGGGATGTGGGAGGAAACGTTTAAATCACACTCAGACAGCAAACCTAATG GTCCATCTGCTGTTAGTTTAGACTTTTCATTGCCGGGGGTGGAGCACGTATACGGCATCCCAGAGCATGCAGACACCCTCAGGCTCAAAACAACAGA taatGGGGATCCATATCGACTCTACAACCTCGATGTGTTCCAGTATGAGCTGTATAATCCTATGGCCCTGTATGGGGCTGTCCCAGTTATGTTAGCCCACAACACCCAGCGGACCATGGGCATGTTCTGGCTCAATGCTGCAGAAACCTGGGTGGATATCAGCTCCAACACGGCTGGAAAG ACGGTGTTTGGAAAGatgctggattatgttcaggGCTCTAGTGAGACGCCACAGACAGATGTGCGTTGGATCTCTGAAAGCGGCATTATTGATGTCTTCATTATGCTTGGACCAACACCCAAAGATGTCTTCTCTCAGTACGCCTCCCTTACAG GCACTCAGGCCTTCCCTCCCTTGACGTCCCTGGGCTACCACCAGTGCCGCTGGAACTACAATGACCAGGAAGACGTGCGAACAGTGGATGCGGGCTTTGACGAGCACGACATCCCCTATGACTACATCTGGCTTGATATCGAGCACACAGATGGGAAGCGCTACTTCACCTGGGATCCACACAAATTTGCGACACCAAAGACAATGCTGCAGGATATCATGGACAAGAAACGCAAG ATGGTGGCCATTGTGGACCCTCATATCAAAGTAGACAGCAACTACAAGATCCATAATGAAATCCGTTCTCGGGGTTTCTATATCAAGAATAAAGATGGTGGAGACTACGAGGGCTGGTGCTGGCCTG GTAGCGCAGGCTATCCAGACTTCACCCGTGCAGACATGAGAGCCTGGTGGGCCAGCATGTTCGCCTACGACCAGTATGAG GGTTCCATGGAGAACCTGTACACGTGGAACGACATGAATGAGCCGTCGGTCTTCAACGGGCCGGAGGTCACAATGCACAAGGATGCAATGCATGGGGACTGGGAGCACCGTGACGTGCACAACATCTATGGCTTCTATGTG CAAATGGCCACAGCGGAGGGTCTGATCCAGAGGTCAGGGGGAGTTGAGCGACCGTTTGTCCTGACCAGAGCCTTCTTTGCTGGGTCACAGCGCTACG gtgCTGTGTGGACAGGCGATAACGCTGCAGAGTGGGACCATCTGAAGATCTCTATCCCCATGTGTCTGAGTCTGGGCCTGGTGGGAATCTCTTTCTGTGGTG CTGACGTCGGTGGCTTCTTCAAGTCACCAAGCACCGAGCTGCTGGTGCGTTGGTACCAGACCGGGGCGTATCAGCCGTTCTTCAGGGCCCACGCCCACTTGGACACACCCCGCCGCGAGCCTTGGCTTTTTGGTCCAGAAAACACAGCGCTGATCCGTGAAGTGGTGCGCCAGCGCTACACCCTGCTGCCCTACTGGTACCAGCAATTCTACCAGGCACACCGCACTGGACAGCCCATCATGAG ACCACTGTGGGTGGAGTATCCTCAGGATCCTGCTACTTTTGCTGTGGATGACGAGTTCTTGATCG GGAGAGACTTGTTGGTGCACCCAGTTACTGAGGAGGGAGCCAGGGGAGTCACCGCCTATCTGCCTGGTAAAGACGAG GTCTGGTTTGACGTCCACACCTTCCAGAAGCACAACGGGGCCCAGAATCTTTACATCCCTGTCACCATGAGTTCT atcCCTGTTTTTCAGCGTGGTGGCTCCATTATTCCCCGGAAGCTTCGAGTCCGCAGGTCCTCCTCCTGCATGGAGCATGATCCCCATACTCTATTTGTGGCTCTTAACCCCCAG AGAACTGCAGAGGGTGAGCTCTACATAGACGACGGCCACACATTCAACTATGAAAAGAAAGAGTTCATCCACAGGAGGCTGTCCTTCAGCAACAACATCCTCTCTTCTGT TAACCTGGCTCCAGATGCCCAGTTTACTACCCACTCCTGGATTGAACGCATTGTTATACTGGGAGCCAGTAAGCCCAGCAAGGTTACCCTTAAAGCTGCTG ATGGTCAGGAGAGCCAGCTAGAGTTTGAGTTTGACGCCTCCATGTCTGTGTTGACGCTCCGCAAGCCCGGCATGAACTCAGGAGCAGACTGGACCGTGACTCTTCAGTaa